The Seriola aureovittata isolate HTS-2021-v1 ecotype China chromosome 16, ASM2101889v1, whole genome shotgun sequence genomic interval AGTTAACGACATGAAAACGAAACATTCAGTTCATCCATTCACCACGTTGTTTTTTCCAACCATTGGCCAAATATACGAACTAATgtcaatttcaaaataaaatatgatgtaatgAAGACTGAATGAATTCATAATGACCCGCAATCTGTTCTAAATTGAATTAACAGTTCTAATTTCTAAGTTCTACATTAACGCAGAACACACAGTTGGACAGACAACAGGCGGGAGCTCCCTCACCTTTGAACTAAAAATTAAGCAGGGCAAAACATGGAACCGATAGTCGAGACAAACGGTCCGACCTCATTTCTCATATTATTTGCCCgaaaaaacaaatctatcaCCGTGATCCGGATCAAGTTCGGTTCTGTTTATTTACCGACGTTACCTGCTGATGGTGTGACCTGTTTATagaaactgcagcttcatttcaAACGGGTCGTTACAGCTCGAATAGGAACTTTTCACCCCACGTTCAAAGTGACAGCCCCAATATTTGGTTTACACTCTTAAAATCGGACTCACTGCTCGTAGGTGTGGAGTGTAtggatggaggagaaaagagaggaaagatggCCGCCAAAAGGAGGCGAAAGTGGAGTtgaaatcaaaataaagaagCTTGAACTGGTGTTAAATGGAAATGTGTAATAttgtattataataatacaattcGCGATATTATATAATTTGCGACATGAATTAGACAaacgtgtttgtgtttcctaGAACAGGTGGAGGAACCCGACAGGACAACACATCACAACAAAGAATGACTGTTCTGGTTTTAAATATCAACAGCTATTTACAGGCTGTGTGGGCTGCTGGCTGCTGGctacccccccaacccccccaccccaccccccaccaccaccggCTGACTGACTTCCATATCCTTCACATCCTCGAGGAGAGTCCGTGATAAAAGCCACTTACCGCAAAGTGTCTCTGGAAGGCTTTGGGGCCCCTGTAGGTGTAGTTTCCACAGATCTCACAGTTGTAGTTGATGTTCAGCCCGTGGAGTTTATAAAGCCAGTACGGAATCGGCTGGAGGGAGTAAAACAGcaatcagcaaaacaaaacacacaaagataaagTAATAACTGATCGGCAAGGTTTCACAGTGTAAAGTTCAAACGAAGCGCAGACAGATCTTCATTTGGAGATCGATCTTTTATCATGTGCGTCTCTGTCCAGCAGTGACCGGGCCACATGAGAGACAGATGTGTGGCAGATGTTTGGCTGCATTTCAGCTTTAACACCtatgaagacagtgaagagctGGACAACATGTGCATCTAAACTgttgaatttaaataaacacattgaaTTAAAAAGCGTGTTTGTGCTCCATTTGTAACgtaaacatgaatatttttcCTTTAGTTAGAGGTTAGAGGAACAATGTACAGCGTTGGttctctgagaatctcattcatatTCAGCAAAGTTAGTAttgtgactgaaatatctctctTACTGAATCGATATCTGATCGAATCGGGACCTTGTGAGTCAGAGCCGAAGCAGAGATACAGCTGGTGACAACACTGTGACATCGTCTGGTTTATATGTGTTTAATCAGTGAGGTGTCCCTTTAAaaaccactggaggtcagcagAAACACGGATATCAGGAAGCTGTTACTCTTAAAACTAATTACCAgccaagctgcaggaaacatggtcacagtctctccgTGTTGAATTACGGCCAGAGGTGTTTGTGCAGAACgttatgatgtcacactgaactcgacctttgaccatttagacataaaatgtcatcacttcattttatcctcacAGACGTTTGTGTTGAATTGCGTCATAATCAGTGAATGactttgtgagttatggccaaaaaatgTGCGTTTTGTGACGTCACAGAGACCTCGACCTTcgacctttaaccaccaaattctaatcagttcgtccttcaGTTCGATTGGATGTAATGAACAAAACTGAGCTGTTCTTCAATGGGTGACAGTTCTGACATTTTCTCCTTCAGCAGGTTTTTGACTGAATGTGTCTCTGAGCTCATTCGACTGAATTTACTCTCAGCAGTTAATAAAAAGTTTCTTATTCCTTTTAACTTtactgtgtaaatgtttttatatttaatacaatCATGTCAAACACCGACCCAGCTCCAGCTGAGCCACAAAACTAGTTCAAGCATCTTAAAGAGTGACTTGAACGTTGGATCTGTGTTGTTCTGTACAGATACAAGCGCGGCCTCACCTTGCCGTCCCAGCCCAGCGGCAGGTTCTTGGGGTTGTAGATGATTTCGTTGTCCTCGTCTTCGCTTTCGCTCTCGCtgagctgctcctcctcctcctcctcgcgcTCCTCCCCAGTCCTGGCCTGCTTCCTCTGCACGTTCTCGTGGGTCAGCTGCCTCTGCTCCTGTAACCGCAGACCGAGTCCGTCAGATCCGCCGACACTTCGTGGTGGAAGTCAATAAGAAGATTCATTCACTCACCCCGAGGATCTCCACGTATTCATACACCTGGGCCTCCAGGAAGGCAATTTCCTTGTTGCGCTCCGTGTCTCTGCGGGAGTGATGGAAGGAAATGGTTGTGAATTATATAACGAACAGTATCACGAGTCAGTGTCAGCGCTgcactgggttttttttaaaattattatttattttacgcCTACTTACTTTTTAGGGCCTTTGGCTTTGGGATTCTTGGCAAACAGTGAAGGGTCCAGTGATTCCAGGGATTTGCCTTTAGTGCTGAAGAGTCTCTGCGCTCTCTCCTCCAGagtcctgaaaacacacacacacacacacacacacacacaaatctcgTTATGGCCTGAACCTGTTTCCAATAACAATGATGCAAAGTGATAGCTGTGATATATTTCTCATAAGTGCTTGGGGAATATCCAAACAGTGATATCTCCACGCAGCTCAAATATAACGATATTATCGAGGAGTGGgggcattttatttttctgttctgtttttcaaTAATACATAATcctattaatgtattttttgtttcatgtgtaaGTGATGCCGCCACGTGAAACGAAGCTCGGACGCAGCAGCAGGGCTGACTGTGCAAAACGaaacattacaaacaaacaacattttctatCAGGAaatcttatattatattattatattattaaatattggCTCAAGCTTAATTCCCATCCACAGTCCTTGCTTTCAGTCAGAATGAATGCTGTACAGTGTCTGAGCTCCATCAATACATTGAATTATTTTCCACaacaatttaaattaaaaccCATTCAacactttaattatttaattctaattttcataattatattaaatgtattaattctAATATTCTTGGGTGGGGCAGAAAGGTTTATGTCTTTACTGCTTTAATGTTACTTCTGCAGGGAAACAACGAGCTCACCCTCCACACTTCAGTCCCAACGCCATGAGAGCAGACTTCAGCCTGTCCAGACCCAACGAGGCCAACTCCTGTGTGACACACCAGCAGAGGCGTGAATGAGCAATCTTAATATTCACGGATAAATCTTCAAGTTTGAACACTTGagaggttttttcttttttcttacctCCCAGGAAGAAAAGGCAGAAAGGTCCAGGTGAGCTCCAGCGTGAGTCAAAGCACTGCTCGTCTCTTTCTGCAGCCCCAGATTAAGAGAGAAGCGTCAGATCAGATCAGGTGAGTGAACTAAAAAAGCTGAACCATCGTCACGTGTGAAGACTGTGAGGAGAACTTACGGGCCAGCCTGGAAACGTCCCGTTATCCCACTTTTTCTCAAAGTCCATCAGCACTTTGCCGTAGAGCTCGTTCTGGTCCAGCAGAGGTTTGACCCTGTCCGTGTAGTCCTGCAGGTATTCAAGCAGCATCTCCAGatacctgcagacacacaccaccTCACACGTTAGTCTTACAGAGCAGTTATCCATTCACCTCTGATGAGGTTTAGAGCTGGATGTGTTTCCTACTTCAAGTTCTACTGAGGAGTCAGCGTCAGCTCTGATGGGAATACACATGATGGACCTACTTTTTGTATTCAGCATTTTTCCTGTCCTTGGGGATGTCGAACAGCTGGTCGAATGAAGACAGGTAAGTGATATACTCAGGTTTCTGTAgaaacagacatacacatagACATGGGTTAAAGGTCTAGTTTAGGAGGTGGGTGAAGACTGAACTGTGCAGACGTAAACAGGGATCATGACCTCAGCTCCCTTCAGGTTGATGTACTTCAGGTAGCAGTCGTGCAGGTCGAGGTAACGGCCGTATCCTTCCTCATCAGTGAACTCCACCAGGTCTgtagaagacacacacacacacacacacacacacacacacacacacacacacacacacacacacactgtcactttcATAACTGAATTTGGCAGACTTCACAGAAGAGGCCTGGGCGGACTGTGTTGCAATGAAAAGTTTAGGTTTCACTAGAAACAAGATTTTGTTCTGCATCATTTTCAACCCgatgaaatgattttattaaaatcaatcaatcaaactttattcgTATTACACTTTTCATACAGATTAGTGTTGTTCAAAGTTAGTTGCTGTAGTTTATATATGCCAGTTCTTTAAAATATAgctttttaattacatttcctcaatggaaaacattttacaatacAGATcaattccttttcttttatctccTTATTCatttatctacagtatatacagcatCTATTATCTGCAAGTGTCAATGTAagatagaagaagaaactgTTTTCCTGTTAAACTCACTCTGAGCCTCCTCGCTCGGGTTGTCTCTGGCCTTCATCAGCTCTTCAAACTCTGCAGACATGGGGATGGAAATCTACGAGAAATACCAAACAGCAATGTTGTTAATATTCGCTTTAAAAAGAttttctgcagcttttattttgacaaccGACAGGAGGTTATCTACCTCATTTGGATGCTTTCTGTGAAACTCCTTTATCTGTTTCAGTCTGTTGTAGAACTCTGCAAACTCATTTGGTCCCGAGATGGCGGCGAGTTCATCCCTCCTCATTCTGTccaagagaaaaatgatttcttGTTCAATATACAAGGTTAAGTGACTGTTCTGAATGTATTAAGTCCCAATAAGAACCAAAAATAAAGAAGATATTCTGATGACAGTTCTTGGGCTGTagttgataataaaataaaagttgaaattaacaaaaaaaatacattctgACAGCAAATATGTACGAAAAGGTTTTGTGTTCAACCCTGATCCTTCATATAACATCTGTAATTTGGAGAAAGCAGGTACAGCCACTTAAACTGGAGCAGGTTATTCACTTAGAAAAGACTTACCCATCTTTGTCTTCATAGGAGTCTCTGAGATTTGCGCTCACTTCCATATACCTCTGTCAAAGACAAAAAGACTGTGAGGCTGcctttgttttcatattaaatatttaacaatgtACTTTTAACCAACTTCCTGAAACATCTTTGTTACAAGGAGAAAATGTCTCACTAAACTCTCTTCTTCACCCTCCAACTTCTAACAGTGCATTGCTGTTTTGTTTACGTGCAAAGTTAAACTTCTGAGCAGTTAACCAAAcatatatgtttaaatattaCTCTATTAAAACCTGTATTGTGGGCAACTTGCATGCTGTATACTCCAGTATATCCTACCTATACTATCAATAACAGTTTAATTCAAGTGAATAGAAGCGTGACTtgatattttataattaaaaaggTACAAATAACTGATTTTAAAGTGGGATTTCTGTTTAACGTGGCTACGTTGTTTAGCTCTAGAAAAGCCGCTGTATCATTGATTCTAATAAAGCACAAACATGTTTACTTCTCGAGCTAGCAGCCAACACTAGCATTAGCCTGCCCGCTgtttaaaacagataaaaacccTCTTGCTTACATCCAACATTGCTCTTGTTCGATGGTCAGAGTTAATCTGGTCTCGCAGCtataagaaagagaaacaaggtGCATTTGAAAACATTAGTTAAGTTGCAGATGTTTCTCGTGTTTGTATTATTTGGTTAGCATCAGTGCTAAAGCTAGCGATAAAGCGGTCATCTTACCGTGGACTTCTTGTGTAGCATTTCTTTCGTCTTAGCATCCATtagcctctctttctcctcgtGATAGCGACGCTGTTGCTCTAAAATAGTCTCCAttgtttaaagaaatgttttcgTGTACTGAAGACAAGAGAGGGCTGCTAGTTAGTGagtgaaaaaatgaagagaaactgCCCCCCCCCAGCCGTCTGGGCTACGTTTGATTTCAATGGCGCACGTTGAGGAGCTAACGTCCGTCACCGTGGAGAAACACCGaccacatgcaaaaaaaaaaaaaggttccgCAGCGGTGACTTCGCTCGACACCGTCGACACAGACCACGAACAAATAAAGGCACCAATTTGTCTAAAATGTCAGTTAATTCATTTCCTGAAATAATTGTGCTATAGACAAtcaaataatgataaaaatttGGAGATCAAATTAGTTAATTAAATATAAGCACATACACTATTTAGGTGTCTACCTGATGTGTTAactgttcatttaaatataacCCCAGTGTTTTAGATTGATTAGATGATGGGGTCAACATCTGGCCCAGTTGTAGGTCACCAAAACACATAGCGGCTCCGTGCGTGGACCGGAACTGTAAATGGTTGAAACGTAGGAAACTGACTCTGAAATCTTAACGCGCACTTCTGAAACAGGTTGGATTGACAGCCTACATGATGTTACTCTCTTTTCCACTTCCTTTGTAGTCTACACTGTCATCAAAGCCTGCCATAACGCTTCAGACAGCACGCAGTTTGCGCGCACTCGCGTGGGAGCGCGCACGGAGGACTGATTGGTCAAGTTCCGGCAAAAAGGAAGACACCGGAAGTGGGGATTCTTTGCCCTAAAAATAAGACACTTATCAGGTGTTAgatttttaaaagatgaaacaagGGTGTaagaaaatgtgctgttttgaGTTTAAGTAGTAGATTATCATCAAGAGCCATGGCTccatttagttaaaaaaaacagccatcTAACCATGATTTATTTTGGCAAATGTTCTGGTTTTTGTTGAACTGCCACCCCCCCCATACAACAAACAGTATGTTATTAAAGATAAGATTAAAGTTCCTGTGGGGAGGACAGGGGAGttaaaggaggagaaaggaatAACAACAGCTATATAGTTCAAAATGagttaaacctgtttttttattacctttttacttaaatgtatttattatatatatataaaatacattttatttggcagCGCCTTTCACagcactcaaggacactttacagaaaaaaacacaataaaaataataaaaacaacagacagttaaaaagaaaacaatgaaattacagcGAATATGCAGATTGAAACAGATTAGTTTTGAGTCTTGATTTGAACTGgggtatatatacatatatatgtaacggaataaaaaaagaataaaaaagaaagaataaaaaaattaattaaaataaattaaaagatttctgtaagaaaataagaaaaagaaaataagaaattaagaaaataagaaattttaaaaaattgcagTCAACAGCAACATACATTGTATACATTACAATGAGcaaatttatgtatttatgagCTGTGCAAAATACGCAGAAATATCGATTCTTCCCGTGGGTGtcttcttcaaatgcagcctgaCACGAGAACACGTTCcttcaggcttttattttgcaggGCTCGAACCGGAAACGGTGCTCGGTCGCTACGGTGCAACCTGACGGTCGCGGTTTTTAGCACATTCTCCAGCAGTCAGTCAAAGCAACGGACGTTAAAGCGAGCGGACGACCAGTGTAACGGATTACGGAATACACGgtggacattaaaaaaaaaaaacacgtttcTCCTGCCGCTGTGCGTCCAGCCCGCTTAGAAAAGGTGAGTCGCGCGCATTctcccaacaaaaaaaaaataaaagagagagagagagaaaaaagaaaaaaagaaatgtaaccCTCCCGACAGAATGGAGCTTTATTACGTTATCTCCTACAGGGAGGGGGCGGtggtggttggttggttggttggttggttggttgggaAGAGACGGGGGCATCCATTCTGTCTTTTGTGCTGGAGCAGATTTCGAGCAGGGGTCAGCGGGAGCTCCGGCGGTGCGGAGGCTGGATCTCATGGTGAGTGTTGCCGTGCAGCTCTTATCTGGTCCCGCCTGTGAGGATGTCTCATACCGCGGCTGCTAACTCTTCGTGGATAAGCCATGGGACCGGGGCGATaagtgtgtggggggggggggggtgggtgggtgggtggaggggggtggtaGCCGATGCATGCCTTTTGGGTtcgcgccccccccccccccgccccccccccgaAATCCGTCCGAAATATCACCCATTTTACACCTACTCCCGTGCAAACACTGCATATACCTCACAGCAACACCTTTTaatcacctttaaaaaaaatcattagcaGCCACTGTTTAATTCGGCTCCACAGCTTCTGCACAAAACTGCACTTAAGTCCAGTAAAAAATTCAACTTCCGCAAGAGCTCGCCAGGTATTTCCCACCGAAATGCGCGAGCCCACAGCTAACAGtgtaaaaaactttaaaaatgtcatttgtttgtttactacAAAATACTTAAATGCAGACATggttttaaagtgaaataataaatatgcgtcaaagcgttttttttttatctcgcTGCTCAGTGTTTTGGACATGTTTGTCCAAGTGCGGGGAATGTGGCTTCTCCCCTGGGTGTCATTTTCTGTAAGGCCTGCTCAATAACACACAATTTGGATTACTTTAACCAATTTTGGTAGTTATGGTTGAGGTGTTCTGACAGTTTTCTCACctaaagagaggaagaaaaagaaaaacacacccaACAATCTGCCCAAAATCTCTGCTGGAAAGAGCCCAAGGTGATAAACTTCTCTTTATCCTCACCTGACGACCataacagccccccccccccagagagGATTCAATTCACCAGAACATGTAGATGTCGTAACCTTTTTGAAATGATAACCCCCTTGTGTTGTTATCCTAAACCATTAtaacaccccccctccccccccctctcccaaTTATCACCCATATCAGCTCGCCACCAAATGCAGTTATAATTGCATCagatagagtgtgtgtgcgcagcgGCCgtttgtcaaatgtcaaaagcCGAGTCTCGCTCGCTGCCGCTGTCATGTTTATTGAACAATCTGTCCTTAACTTCTGCACCAATTTGATCACAACAAGCCGAGGTGAACGGTTTTGTCATGGCAGACCTGGGAATGTAAATAGAGGCCTTCACCTtgagattcacacacacacacacacacacacacacacacacacacacacacagggaattgGATTTAGTGAACGTGACCTTGTAGGTGTCTTTTTATTATTGAGATTCAAGGCTCATGCCCCAGCGGATGCTCAGCGTGgatgttgtctgtgttttaactTTTTACACTCCTGTCTTCAGGGGCGTTTAGCAGAAGTCTTTCAGAGGAGGGAGCTGCGACTAACGACTGCCTCCATCATTGATCAATCTACAGATTATTATCTACACAGTATTTCTATCACAAGTGTCCACAGCCCACggagatgtttttaaatgtctcgTCTTGTCTGACCGACAGTTTATTATTGTCTTGGAAGAATAAATtgtcacatttaagaagctggaaccagtgaatatTTGCAAATTTTGCTTCTGTCAATTTAACTTTATGTCGATGGATAAATTGACAAATTGTTGCAGCTCCGAATCTCAAATCTCGCAAATTAAAAAGTGTTTCCTTTCTGAGATCACACAAAGACGAGAGCGGATGAGACTCATGGAAAAATCGTCTCTTTGTGAGAACGTGTGCTAATTTTTAAACAGATGCAGACTACACGACCTTCATCACACATTGACATCCGGGTAATTAGTTTGGGTATTTTTACGTCTTTATTcgagagagga includes:
- the sf3a3 gene encoding splicing factor 3A subunit 3, encoding METILEQQRRYHEEKERLMDAKTKEMLHKKSTLRDQINSDHRTRAMLDRYMEVSANLRDSYEDKDGMRRDELAAISGPNEFAEFYNRLKQIKEFHRKHPNEISIPMSAEFEELMKARDNPSEEAQNLVEFTDEEGYGRYLDLHDCYLKYINLKGAEKPEYITYLSSFDQLFDIPKDRKNAEYKKYLEMLLEYLQDYTDRVKPLLDQNELYGKVLMDFEKKWDNGTFPGWPKETSSALTHAGAHLDLSAFSSWEELASLGLDRLKSALMALGLKCGGTLEERAQRLFSTKGKSLESLDPSLFAKNPKAKGPKKDTERNKEIAFLEAQVYEYVEILGEQRQLTHENVQRKQARTGEEREEEEEEQLSESESEDEDNEIIYNPKNLPLGWDGKPIPYWLYKLHGLNINYNCEICGNYTYRGPKAFQRHFAEWRHAHGMRCLGIPNTAHFANVTQIEDAVSLWAKLKSQKASERWQPDTEEEYEDSSGNVVNKKTYEDLKRQGLL